In the genome of Clostridia bacterium, one region contains:
- a CDS encoding phage tail protein, with the protein MLKERKDIYRNFRFSIEHNGVKIGEFSEVMGFEIQLNSFHNRIGNEEMPITRKFPSLSKYGNITLKRGLITDRDMLSWAISHATQENPVRYDLAIKLYGEAGNEEVAFWQVRETWPVKYSLSEFTPCENCTLIEMLELNHEGITRIK; encoded by the coding sequence ATGTTAAAAGAACGAAAAGATATATATAGGAATTTCAGGTTTTCTATTGAACATAATGGTGTGAAAATCGGCGAATTTTCAGAAGTTATGGGATTTGAAATACAGCTTAATTCTTTCCACAACCGCATTGGTAATGAAGAGATGCCTATTACGAGGAAATTTCCCAGTTTATCAAAGTATGGAAACATAACTTTAAAAAGGGGTTTAATAACCGACAGGGACATGTTAAGTTGGGCTATCAGTCACGCAACTCAAGAAAACCCAGTAAGATATGACTTAGCCATTAAGTTATATGGTGAAGCAGGTAATGAAGAAGTTGCTTTTTGGCAGGTAAGGGAAACATGGCCGGTCAAGTATAGCCTTTCAGAGTTTACACCATGTGAAAACTGTACATTAATAGAGATGCTGGAGTTGAATCATGAAGGGATAACAAGGATAAAATAA